The following proteins are encoded in a genomic region of Cryptomeria japonica chromosome 11, Sugi_1.0, whole genome shotgun sequence:
- the LOC131045979 gene encoding glucan endo-1,3-beta-glucosidase-like: MEEWLILCTRHLTLPIVCSMMSPTITLNSTPCNSVNKIEGMPLNPSLIYAKPRTTIQINEKEGIMWLSLSMRTLLIVCVCMTILYNSISADCKKAAVSNALIRDNNLAEEEEGEIYLVLIYQSRFLNNKIGVNNGMMGNNLPPAEEVASLMQQNNIGKLKIFNAEPVVLKAFANSGIEIIVGITNDELQNISSNQEAADKWVNDNILAYPVTNIKYICLGHKALKKAAFGSYVLPAMNNIQHAVEKANLQDKIKVSATNGKGVIPFSFLPSKGAFSDSVKDKMRSFLQFLEDHGSPYMANLYPYSAYLENSNVSLDYALFNTTNPVVVDGDRKYTNLFDAMVDTIYSAMEALGFSNIPVMVTETGWPSYGTGENVNVATIENAQTYNNNLIKHVLSNAGTPKRPGKSMEVLIFGLFNENMQEGDETERHFGLFYPNKTLVYPVNFSP, encoded by the exons ATGGAAGAATGGCTTATTCTCTGCACACGGCATTTGACTTTGCCGATTGTCTGCTCAATGATGTCGCCCACTATTACTTTGAATTCAACTCCGTGTAATTCTGTGAATAAGATTGAAGGAATGCCTCTGAATCCCTCACTTATTTATGCAAAACCTCGTACCACTATCCAAATCAATGAAAAAGAAGGCATAATGTGGCTGAGCTTGAGCATGAGGACTCTTCTGATTGTATGTGTCTGCATGACCATTCTCTACAACTCAATCTCTGCAG ATTGTAAGAAAGCAGCAGTGAGCAATGCTCTTATACGAGACAACAATTTGGCCGAGGAAGAGGAAGGGGAGATTTATTTGGTATTGATTTATCAATCTCGTTTTCTTAATAATAAAATAGGAGTGAACAATGGAATGATGGGAAACAATTTGCCTCCCGCAGAAGAAGTAGCAAGTTTAATGCAGCAAAACAATATTGGGAAATTGAAGATTTTCAATGCAGAGCCTGTTGTACTAAAGGCATTTGCTAATTCTGGCATCGAAATTATTGTGGGTATCACTAACGATGAATTGCAGAACATCTCCTCCAACCAAGAAGCCGCAGATAAGTGGGTCAATGACAATATTCTGGCGTACCCAGTCACCAATATAAAATACATTTGTTTGGGCCACAAGGCTCTGAAAAAGGCTGCTTTTGGATCGTATGTTCTTCCCGCCATGAATAACATACAACATGCTGTTGAGAAGGCCAATCTGCAGGATAAAATCAAGGTCTCCGCCACTAATGGCAAGGGAGTGATACCTTTTTCATTCTTGCCATCGAAGGGAGCTTTCAGCGATAGTGTGAAGGACAAGATGCGCTCTTTTCTGCAATTTCTTGAAGATCACGGATCCCCTTACATGGCCAATTTATATCCCTATTCCGCGTACCTTGAAAACTCTAATGTTAGTTTAGATTATGCTTTGTTCAATACCACAAATCCAGTTGTAGTAGACGGAGATAGGAAATACACCAACTTATTTGACGCCATGGTGGATACCATCTATTCCGCCATGGAAGCCCTGGGATTTAGCAATATACCAGTTATGGTTACTGAAACTGGATGGCCATCTTATGGAACTGGAGAAAATGTTAATGTCGCTACCATTGAAAATGCCCAGACGTACAACAATAATTTGATCAAACATGTGTTGTCTAATGCAGGGACGCCTAAGAGACCTGGAAAGAGCATGGAGGTTCTCATCTTTGGTCTTTTTAACGAGAATATGCAAGAAGGGGATGAGACAGAGCGTCACTTTGGGCTTTTCTACCCGAATAAAACGCTTGTTTACCCTGTAAATTTTTCTCCATAA
- the LOC131045982 gene encoding glucan endo-1,3-beta-glucosidase-like — protein MSTTRTLLLVCVSILYYSIHGGCNKIGVNNGLMGDNLPPAEEVVTLMQNNNIGKLRIYKAEPLVLKAYANSGIEIILSVANFQLRNISSSQEAADKWVDDNIRAYYPATDIKYIAVGNQALEKPEYGMYVFPALNNIELAVQKAGLEDKIKVSTTHGRAVIPISFFPSKGAFSDSVKDNMRSFLQFLEDHGSPYMANVYPYFGYLENANISLDFALFKSTAPIVRDGLRIYNNLFDALVDTIYSAMEALGFSNIPIVVTESGWPSYGSGENGVATMENAQTYSNNLIKHVLSKTGTPKRPGKSIETLIFALFNENMKGGDETERHFGLFYPNKTPVYPVNFSP, from the exons ATGTCCACCACGAGAACGCTTCTGCTTGTATGTGTTTCCATCCTCTACTACTCCATCCATGGAG GATGTAACAAAATAGGAGTGAACAATGGATTGATGGGAGACAATTTGCCTCCCGCAGAGGAAGTAGTAACTTTAATGCAGAACAACAATATTGGGAAGTTGAGGATTTACAAAGCAGAGCCTCTTGTACTAAAGGCCTATGCTAATTCTGGGATCGAAATTATTTTGAGTGTTGCAAACTTCCAATTGCGGAACATCTCCTCCAGCCAAGAAGCGGCAGATAAGTGGGTCGATGACAATATTCGCGCATACTATCCTGCCACCGATATAAAATATATTGCTGTGGGCAACCAGGCTCTTGAAAAGCCCGAATATGGAATGTATGTTTTTCCTGCCTTGAATAACATAGAACTTGCTGTTCAGAAGGCCGGTCTGGAGGACAAAATCAAGGTCTCCACCACACATGGCAGGGCAGTTATACCCATTTCGTTCTTTCCATCGAAGGGAGCTTTCAGTGATAGTGTGAAGGACAATATGCGCTCTTTTCTGCAATTTCTTGAAGATCATGGCTCCCCTTACATGGCCAATGTTTATCCTTATTTTGGGTACCTAGAGAACGCTAACATTAGTTTAGATTTTGCCTTGTTCAAATCCACGGCTCCCATTGTGAGAGACGGGCTTAGGATTTACAACAACTTGTTTGACGCCTTAGTGGACACTATCTATTCGGCCATGGAAGCCCTGGGATTTAGCAACATACCAATTGTTGTTACTGAAAGTGGATGGCCGTCTTATGGAAGTGGGGAAAATGGGGTTGCCACCATGGAAAATGCCCAGACATACAGCAATAATCTGATCAAACATGTGTTGTCAAAGACAGGGACGCCCAAGAGACCTGGAAAAAGCATCGAGACTCTCATCTTTGCTCTTTTTAACGAGAATATGAAAGGAGGGGATGAGACGGAGCGTCACTTTGGCCTCTTCTACCCAAATAAAACGCCTGTTTACCCTGTGAACTTTTCTCCCTAG